The Mycobacteriales bacterium genome window below encodes:
- a CDS encoding heme o synthase gives MTTLAGPTGAPAAAGADAATVEPVSRAARTRAVVMAYVALTKPRIIELLLVTTVPTMVLAERGLPSLWLVAATLVGGSLAAGSANALNCWYDRDIDSVMQRTQRRSLVRHTVSDRGALVFGLVLGVVATAWLAATTNLLSALLADAAIAFYVLVYTMVLKRRTSQNIVWGGAAGCMPVVIGWSAVTGTLAWEALVLFLVVFFWTPPHFWALAMRYRDDYAAAGVPMLPVVATPRQVTVRMTAYSWAMVATSVLLAWPLGSSGAIYTVSAVVLGGVFLAEAHRLQAKVKRGADVNPMRLFHWSISYLALLFLAVAVDQLV, from the coding sequence GTGACGACGCTGGCGGGGCCGACCGGTGCGCCCGCGGCCGCTGGTGCTGACGCGGCGACCGTCGAACCCGTCTCGCGGGCGGCGCGCACTCGCGCCGTCGTGATGGCCTACGTCGCGCTCACCAAGCCGCGCATCATCGAGCTGCTGCTCGTCACGACGGTCCCGACGATGGTCCTCGCCGAGCGCGGCCTGCCGTCGCTGTGGCTCGTCGCCGCGACCCTGGTCGGCGGCTCGCTCGCCGCGGGCAGCGCCAACGCGCTGAACTGCTGGTACGACCGCGACATCGACTCGGTGATGCAGCGCACCCAGCGCCGCAGCCTGGTGCGCCACACCGTCTCCGACCGCGGCGCGCTCGTCTTCGGCCTCGTGCTCGGTGTGGTCGCGACGGCCTGGCTCGCCGCCACGACCAACCTGCTGTCGGCGCTGCTCGCCGACGCCGCGATCGCCTTCTACGTGCTCGTCTACACGATGGTGCTCAAGCGCCGCACGTCGCAGAACATCGTGTGGGGCGGGGCCGCGGGCTGCATGCCGGTCGTCATCGGCTGGTCCGCGGTGACGGGCACCCTCGCGTGGGAGGCCCTGGTCCTCTTCCTCGTCGTCTTCTTCTGGACGCCGCCGCACTTCTGGGCGCTCGCGATGCGCTACCGCGACGACTACGCCGCAGCCGGTGTCCCGATGCTGCCGGTCGTCGCCACTCCCCGCCAGGTCACCGTGCGGATGACGGCGTACTCCTGGGCGATGGTCGCGACCTCGGTGCTGCTGGCCTGGCCGCTGGGGTCCTCCGGCGCGATCTACACCGTCAGCGCGGTCGTGCTCGGCGGGGTCTTCCTCGCCGAGGCGCACCGCCTGCAGGCCAAGGTCAAGCGCGGCGCCGACGTCAACCCGATGCGGCTGTTCCACTGGTCGATCAGCTATCTCGCGCTGCTGTTCCTCGCGGTGGCCGTCGACCAGCTGGTCTGA
- the tkt gene encoding transketolase, translating into MTLTWTDLDRRAVDVARALAADAVEKAGSGHPGTAMSLAPAAYLLFQRHLRHDPSDPSWVGRDRFVLSCGHSSLTLYTQLLLSGYGLSVDDLKALRQWGSLTPAHPEHGHTPGVETTTGPLGQGIGNAVGMAMAARRERGLLDPDAAPGESPFDHTTWCFASDGDLQEGVSAEASSLAGTQRLGGLVLLWDDNRISIEDDTRIAFTEDVCARYEAYGWHVQRVDWLSEDGAYAEDVAALDAALTAAREETERPSFIALRTIIGWPAPTLQGTGKAHGAALGAAEVAATKEALGLDPAQDFQVPDDVLAHAREVKDRGRALRAEWEQTFTAWREGNPEGAALLDRLVTRTLPAGWAEAIPTFPADPKGVATRKASGEVLTALAPLLPELWGGSADLAESNNTSPKGEPSFLPSDRQSKEFQGGPYGRVLHFGIREHAMGSVMNGIALHGGTRVYGGTFLVFSDYMRPAARLAALMKLPVTYVWTHDSIGLGEDGPTHQPIEHLASLRAIPGLDVVRPADANETAVAWRTILGHTDRPAALALTRQNVPTLDRSVLGSADGTARGGYVLADASDGAPQVLLLATGSEVQIALAARELLEAEGTPTRVVSMPCVEWFREQDQAYRHTVLPPDVRVRVSIEAGIAQSWWEWIGEAGVPLSLEHFGASAPYSVLYEQFGLTAERAVAAAHASMSALGLTRGSTTGN; encoded by the coding sequence GTGACACTCACCTGGACCGACCTCGACCGGCGCGCCGTCGACGTCGCGCGCGCCCTCGCCGCCGACGCCGTCGAGAAGGCCGGCTCGGGCCACCCGGGCACCGCGATGAGCCTCGCCCCGGCGGCGTACCTGCTCTTCCAACGCCACCTGCGCCACGACCCGAGCGACCCCTCGTGGGTCGGTCGCGACCGCTTCGTCCTGTCCTGCGGCCACTCGTCGCTGACGCTCTACACCCAGCTCCTGCTGTCGGGCTACGGACTGTCTGTCGACGACCTCAAGGCGCTGCGGCAGTGGGGCTCGCTCACGCCCGCGCACCCCGAGCACGGCCACACCCCCGGCGTCGAGACGACGACCGGGCCGCTCGGCCAGGGCATCGGCAACGCCGTCGGCATGGCCATGGCGGCCCGCCGCGAGCGCGGCCTGCTCGACCCCGACGCCGCCCCCGGCGAGTCGCCGTTCGACCACACCACCTGGTGCTTCGCCTCCGACGGCGACCTGCAGGAGGGCGTCAGCGCCGAGGCCAGCAGCCTCGCCGGCACCCAGCGCCTCGGCGGGCTCGTGCTGCTCTGGGACGACAACCGCATCTCCATCGAGGACGACACCCGCATCGCCTTCACCGAGGACGTCTGCGCGCGCTACGAGGCCTACGGCTGGCACGTGCAGCGCGTCGACTGGCTGAGCGAGGACGGCGCCTACGCCGAGGACGTCGCGGCTCTCGACGCCGCTCTGACCGCGGCCCGCGAGGAGACCGAGAGGCCGTCGTTCATCGCGCTGCGCACCATCATCGGCTGGCCCGCCCCGACCCTGCAGGGCACCGGCAAGGCCCACGGCGCGGCCCTGGGCGCGGCCGAGGTCGCGGCGACCAAGGAGGCGCTCGGGCTCGACCCGGCGCAGGACTTCCAGGTCCCCGACGACGTGCTCGCCCACGCCCGCGAGGTCAAGGACCGCGGCCGGGCGCTGCGGGCCGAGTGGGAGCAGACCTTCACCGCCTGGCGCGAGGGCAACCCCGAGGGTGCCGCCCTCCTCGACCGGCTCGTCACCCGCACCCTGCCCGCGGGCTGGGCCGAGGCGATCCCCACCTTCCCGGCCGACCCCAAGGGCGTCGCGACCCGCAAGGCGTCCGGCGAGGTGCTCACCGCGCTCGCTCCGCTGCTGCCCGAGCTGTGGGGCGGCTCGGCCGACCTCGCGGAGAGCAACAACACCTCCCCCAAGGGCGAGCCGTCCTTCCTGCCGTCGGACCGGCAGAGCAAGGAGTTCCAGGGCGGGCCCTACGGCCGGGTGCTGCACTTCGGCATCCGTGAGCACGCCATGGGCTCGGTCATGAACGGCATCGCGCTGCACGGCGGCACGCGCGTCTACGGCGGGACCTTCCTGGTCTTCAGCGACTACATGCGCCCGGCCGCGCGGCTCGCGGCGCTGATGAAGCTGCCCGTCACCTACGTCTGGACCCACGACTCGATCGGGCTCGGCGAGGACGGCCCGACCCACCAGCCGATCGAGCACCTCGCGTCGCTCCGCGCGATCCCGGGCCTCGACGTGGTGCGCCCGGCCGACGCCAACGAGACCGCGGTCGCGTGGCGCACGATCCTCGGCCACACCGACCGGCCCGCCGCCCTGGCCCTCACCCGGCAGAACGTCCCCACGCTCGACCGCTCCGTCCTCGGCTCGGCCGACGGCACCGCGAGGGGTGGCTACGTCCTCGCCGACGCCTCCGACGGCGCACCGCAGGTGCTCCTGCTCGCGACCGGCTCGGAGGTGCAGATCGCCCTCGCCGCTCGCGAGCTCCTCGAGGCCGAGGGCACCCCGACCCGCGTGGTCTCGATGCCGTGCGTCGAGTGGTTCCGCGAGCAGGACCAGGCCTACCGCCACACCGTGCTCCCGCCCGACGTCCGGGTCCGCGTCTCCATCGAGGCCGGCATCGCCCAGTCGTGGTGGGAGTGGATCGGCGAGGCCGGCGTCCCGCTGTCCCTGGAGCACTTCGGGGCGTCCGCCCCCTACTCCGTGCTCTACGAGCAGTTCGGCCTGACCGCGGAGCGGGCAGTGGCAGCAGCACACGCCTCGATGAGCGCACTGGGCCTCACCCGCGGGTCCACCACCGGCAACTAG
- the tal gene encoding transaldolase, with protein sequence MTVPLADLSAAGVAVWLDDLSRARLTSGNLAALVADSHVVGVTTNPSIFQKALSDGAAYDEQVRDLALRGTDVGESVRALTAYDVRWACDVLRPVYDTTDGVDGRVSIEVDPRLAHDTARTVAEAKALWWLVDRSNLLIKIPATLAGLPAITAVLAAGISVNVTLIFSLERYDAVMEAFLAGLEQARDNGHDLSTMASVASFFVSRVDTEIDARLDKAGRPDLRGRAAIANARLAYQAYERVFSTTRWASLATDGATPQRPLWASTGVKDPAYDDTQYVVELVAAGTVNTMPEATLEAVADHGVVRGDTVTSTYADAEQVLRDLADAGIDLAEVTELLEVEGVAKFEDAWNSLIESVTAQLEAAGAEVMPAGAVKPVGEGPAAASREGSA encoded by the coding sequence GTGACCGTCCCTCTCGCCGACCTCTCCGCCGCGGGGGTGGCGGTCTGGCTCGACGACCTGTCCCGCGCCCGCCTGACGAGCGGCAACCTCGCCGCGCTCGTCGCCGACTCCCACGTCGTCGGCGTGACGACCAACCCGTCGATCTTCCAGAAGGCGCTGTCCGACGGCGCCGCCTACGACGAGCAGGTCCGCGACCTCGCGCTGCGCGGGACCGACGTCGGGGAGAGCGTCCGCGCGCTCACGGCGTACGACGTGCGGTGGGCCTGCGACGTCCTGCGCCCGGTCTACGACACGACCGACGGCGTCGACGGGCGGGTCTCGATCGAGGTCGACCCGCGGCTCGCACACGACACCGCGCGCACCGTCGCGGAGGCCAAGGCCCTGTGGTGGCTGGTCGACCGGTCCAACCTGCTCATCAAGATCCCGGCGACCCTGGCCGGCCTGCCCGCGATCACCGCCGTGCTCGCGGCAGGCATCAGCGTCAACGTGACGCTGATCTTCTCCCTCGAGCGCTACGACGCCGTGATGGAGGCCTTCCTCGCCGGGCTCGAGCAGGCCCGCGACAACGGCCATGACCTGTCGACGATGGCGTCCGTCGCGTCGTTCTTCGTCTCGCGCGTCGACACCGAGATCGACGCCCGCCTCGACAAGGCAGGTCGCCCGGACCTGCGCGGCCGCGCCGCCATCGCCAACGCGCGACTGGCCTACCAGGCCTACGAACGGGTCTTCTCGACCACGCGCTGGGCCTCGCTCGCCACCGACGGCGCGACGCCGCAGCGCCCGCTGTGGGCCTCGACCGGGGTCAAGGACCCGGCGTACGACGACACGCAGTACGTCGTCGAGCTGGTCGCCGCGGGCACCGTCAACACTATGCCGGAGGCCACCCTGGAGGCCGTCGCCGACCACGGCGTCGTCCGCGGTGACACGGTGACGTCGACCTACGCCGACGCCGAGCAGGTGCTGCGCGACCTCGCCGACGCGGGCATCGACCTCGCCGAGGTGACCGAGCTGCTCGAGGTCGAGGGGGTCGCGAAGTTCGAGGACGCCTGGAACTCCCTCATCGAGTCGGTCACCGCGCAGCTGGAGGCGGCAGGGGCCGAGGTCATGCCCGCGGGTGCCGTGAAGCCCGTCGGCGAGGGACCCGCCGCGGCGTCGCGGGAGGGCAGCGCGTGA
- a CDS encoding glucose-6-phosphate isomerase: protein MTVQVRTTGAAAVAQAAALGRLRADDVATRLAAGDPTLFVDGSEAATRLGWLHAVERSRPLLPGLLALRDALRAERVDRVVLCGMGGSSLAPEVICASAGRPLVVLDSTHPDQVRTALSGDLTRTVVVVSSKSGGTVETDSQRRAFAAAFEGAGVDAASRMVVVTDPGSPFASLAAELGYRAVFLADPTVGGRYSALTAFGLVPSALAGVDVEALLAEASAPGLIEVGVELGAALAGDPSRDKLAIDASGSTLVGFGDWTEQLVAESTGKLGRGLLPVVVDASAPEVRFPAPDVHVVRIGDAPAEGTGVTGPLGAQLVVWEVATAVAGHLLGLDPFDQPDVESAKVAARGLLEAQPEPAAPAFVDDGVEVHGTPGLLDGVTTVEGAVEALLGRLDDRGYLAVMAYLDRERDAALARVRGSLAQQCERPTTFGWGPRFLHSTGQFHKGGTPVGCFLQVTGLVTDDLEVPDRPFSFGTLLAAQAAGDATVLADKGRPVLRLHVTTSAGLERVVEALS from the coding sequence GTGACGGTGCAGGTCCGCACCACCGGGGCCGCCGCCGTCGCGCAGGCCGCTGCCCTGGGGCGACTGCGCGCCGACGACGTCGCGACCCGGCTGGCTGCCGGCGACCCGACGCTGTTCGTCGACGGCTCCGAGGCCGCGACCCGGCTGGGCTGGCTGCACGCCGTCGAGCGCTCGCGGCCGCTGCTCCCCGGGCTGCTGGCCCTGCGCGACGCCCTGCGCGCCGAGCGCGTCGACCGCGTCGTGCTCTGCGGCATGGGCGGCTCCTCGCTCGCTCCCGAGGTCATCTGCGCCTCGGCCGGCCGGCCGCTGGTCGTCCTCGACTCCACCCATCCCGACCAGGTCCGCACCGCGCTGTCCGGCGACCTCACCCGCACCGTCGTCGTGGTGTCGAGCAAGAGCGGCGGCACCGTGGAGACCGACAGCCAGCGGCGCGCCTTCGCGGCCGCCTTCGAGGGCGCCGGCGTCGACGCCGCCTCTCGGATGGTCGTCGTGACCGACCCGGGCTCGCCCTTCGCCTCGCTCGCCGCGGAGCTCGGCTACCGCGCGGTCTTCCTCGCCGACCCGACCGTCGGCGGCCGCTACAGCGCGCTGACCGCCTTCGGCCTGGTGCCCTCCGCGTTGGCGGGCGTCGACGTCGAGGCTCTGCTGGCCGAGGCCTCCGCTCCCGGCCTGATCGAAGTTGGGGTGGAGCTCGGCGCGGCGCTCGCCGGCGACCCCTCGCGCGACAAGCTCGCGATCGACGCCTCCGGCTCGACGCTCGTCGGCTTCGGCGACTGGACCGAGCAGCTCGTCGCGGAGTCCACCGGCAAGCTCGGCCGTGGCCTGCTCCCCGTCGTCGTCGACGCCTCCGCGCCCGAGGTGCGCTTCCCTGCCCCCGACGTGCACGTCGTGCGGATCGGTGACGCCCCCGCGGAAGGCACCGGGGTCACCGGCCCACTGGGGGCCCAGCTGGTCGTCTGGGAGGTCGCGACCGCCGTCGCCGGCCACCTGCTCGGGCTCGACCCCTTCGACCAGCCCGACGTCGAGAGCGCCAAGGTCGCTGCCCGCGGGCTGCTCGAGGCCCAGCCCGAGCCGGCCGCTCCCGCCTTCGTCGACGACGGCGTCGAGGTCCACGGCACCCCCGGACTGCTCGACGGCGTCACCACGGTGGAGGGGGCGGTGGAGGCGCTGCTCGGCCGACTCGACGACCGCGGCTACCTCGCGGTGATGGCCTATCTCGACCGCGAGCGCGACGCCGCACTGGCCCGCGTGCGCGGGTCTCTGGCGCAGCAGTGCGAGCGGCCGACGACGTTCGGGTGGGGGCCGCGCTTCCTGCACTCCACCGGCCAGTTCCACAAGGGCGGGACCCCGGTCGGCTGCTTCCTGCAGGTCACGGGACTGGTGACCGACGACCTCGAGGTGCCTGACCGGCCGTTCAGCTTCGGCACCCTGCTCGCCGCGCAGGCCGCCGGTGACGCGACCGTGCTCGCCGACAAGGGCCGCCCGGTGCTGCGACTGCACGTCACCACCAGCGCGGGGCTCGAGCGCGTGGTCGAAGCGCTGTCGTGA
- the zwf gene encoding glucose-6-phosphate dehydrogenase, with amino-acid sequence MTDPLTNPLHDPRDRRLPRVPSPCALVVFGVTGDLARKKLIPAVYDLANRGLLPPGFVLLGFARRDWGDGEFEEVARKAAQAGARTEWREEVWQRLAEATKFLPGSFDDDAAFDTLATTLTDLDASHGTGGNAAFYLSIPPAAFPTVLRQMQRTGMADNEATGSWRRVVVEKPFGHDLPSSRELNALVDEVFTARDVFRIDHYLGKETVQNLLALRFANTLFEPIWNSHHVDHVQITMAEDVGIGTRAGFYEETGAARDVLQNHLLQLLALTAMDEPVDFDAESLRTEKRKVLGAVRLPKDLASYAVRGQYDQGWLAGERVKGYLAEEGVAADSTTETFAAVRLDVDTRRWAGVPFYLRTGKRLPRRVTEIAVVFKRAPHLPFSTSDTEELGANQLVVRVQPDEGMTLRFGSKVPGTTMEVRDVAMDFLYGEAFTEGSPEAYERLLLDVLLGDASLFPRNEEVEESWRIVDPIEQLWLSQDDGPQPYRAGEWGPRAADEMLARDGRTWRRP; translated from the coding sequence GTGACCGACCCGCTGACCAACCCGCTGCACGACCCGCGCGACCGCCGGCTGCCCCGCGTCCCGTCGCCCTGCGCGCTGGTCGTCTTCGGCGTCACCGGTGACCTCGCCCGCAAGAAGCTCATCCCGGCCGTCTACGACCTGGCCAACCGCGGCCTGCTCCCGCCCGGCTTCGTGCTGCTCGGCTTCGCCCGCCGCGACTGGGGCGACGGCGAGTTCGAGGAGGTCGCGCGCAAGGCCGCGCAGGCCGGAGCCCGCACCGAGTGGCGCGAGGAGGTCTGGCAGCGGCTCGCCGAGGCGACGAAGTTCCTGCCCGGGTCCTTCGACGACGACGCGGCCTTCGACACCCTCGCCACGACGCTCACCGACCTCGATGCGAGCCACGGCACGGGCGGCAACGCGGCCTTCTACCTCTCCATCCCGCCCGCGGCCTTCCCGACGGTGCTGCGCCAGATGCAGCGAACCGGCATGGCCGACAACGAGGCGACCGGCTCGTGGCGGCGCGTGGTCGTCGAGAAGCCCTTCGGCCACGACCTGCCGAGCAGCCGCGAGCTCAACGCCCTCGTCGACGAGGTCTTCACGGCCCGCGACGTCTTCCGCATCGACCACTACCTCGGCAAGGAGACCGTCCAGAACCTGCTCGCGCTGCGCTTCGCCAACACCCTGTTCGAGCCGATCTGGAACAGCCACCACGTCGACCACGTGCAGATCACGATGGCCGAGGACGTCGGCATCGGCACCCGCGCCGGCTTCTACGAGGAGACCGGTGCGGCCCGTGACGTCCTGCAGAACCACCTGCTGCAGCTGCTCGCGCTCACCGCGATGGACGAGCCGGTCGACTTCGACGCGGAGTCCCTGCGCACCGAGAAGCGCAAGGTCCTCGGTGCGGTCCGACTGCCCAAGGACCTCGCGTCCTACGCCGTTCGCGGCCAGTACGACCAGGGCTGGCTCGCCGGCGAGCGGGTCAAGGGCTACCTCGCCGAGGAGGGCGTCGCAGCCGACTCCACCACCGAGACCTTCGCCGCGGTGCGGCTTGACGTCGACACCCGCCGCTGGGCCGGCGTGCCCTTCTACCTGCGCACCGGCAAGCGCCTCCCCCGCCGCGTCACCGAGATCGCCGTGGTCTTCAAGCGCGCCCCCCACCTTCCCTTCAGCACCTCCGACACCGAGGAGCTCGGCGCCAACCAGCTCGTCGTGCGGGTGCAGCCCGACGAGGGCATGACGCTGCGCTTCGGCTCCAAGGTCCCTGGTACGACGATGGAGGTCCGCGACGTCGCCATGGACTTCCTCTACGGCGAGGCGTTCACCGAGGGCTCCCCCGAGGCCTACGAGCGACTGCTGCTCGACGTGCTGCTCGGCGACGCGTCGCTGTTCCCGCGCAACGAGGAGGTCGAGGAGTCGTGGCGCATCGTCGACCCGATCGAGCAGCTGTGGCTGTCCCAGGACGACGGACCCCAGCCCTACCGCGCCGGCGAGTGGGGGCCGCGGGCCGCCGACGAGATGCTGGCCCGCGACGGCCGCACCTGGCGCCGGCCGTGA
- a CDS encoding glucose-6-phosphate dehydrogenase assembly protein OpcA, which yields MTTLWDTSGTSVVKALAAERRLAGSVSSGLALTLVAVVDENLVAEAEQAATRAAAQHPCRLLVVVRRRPDAPEPRLDAEVSVGGRLGPGEAVVMRMYGRLALHAESVVLPLLAPDAPVVTWWFGEPPHLIAHDPLGVIADRRITDAAAAADPLAALRTRGGDFAPGDTDLAWARTTLWRSLCASAFDALSGDVEAVEVSGEATNPSRALLAGWLGGRLGVDVTVEDSPGPGVTGVRLAVGGQEVRLTRTDGRTATMSRTGQPDRALPLPRRDLGDLLAEELRRLDADETYAEALGHVTGIAGLATLSPLRTHVWQDPALDSDPDPALTTS from the coding sequence ATGACCACGCTGTGGGACACCTCGGGCACCTCGGTCGTGAAGGCGCTCGCCGCGGAGCGACGGCTGGCCGGCTCGGTGTCGAGCGGGCTGGCCCTCACGCTGGTCGCCGTCGTCGACGAGAACCTCGTCGCGGAGGCCGAGCAGGCCGCCACGCGCGCCGCCGCCCAGCACCCGTGCCGACTGCTGGTCGTCGTACGCCGCAGGCCTGATGCGCCGGAGCCCCGGCTCGACGCGGAGGTCTCCGTCGGCGGGCGGCTCGGGCCGGGCGAGGCGGTCGTCATGCGGATGTACGGCCGGCTGGCCCTGCACGCCGAATCGGTCGTCCTGCCACTGCTCGCCCCCGACGCGCCCGTCGTGACGTGGTGGTTCGGCGAGCCCCCGCACCTCATCGCGCACGACCCGCTGGGCGTCATCGCCGATCGCCGCATCACCGACGCCGCTGCCGCCGCCGACCCGCTCGCGGCGCTGCGGACCCGGGGCGGCGACTTCGCGCCTGGCGACACCGACCTCGCCTGGGCACGCACCACGCTGTGGCGCTCGCTGTGCGCGTCGGCCTTCGACGCGCTGTCCGGTGACGTCGAGGCGGTGGAGGTCTCCGGCGAGGCGACCAACCCGTCGAGAGCGCTGCTGGCCGGCTGGCTCGGCGGTCGGCTCGGGGTCGACGTCACCGTCGAGGACTCCCCCGGACCGGGCGTCACCGGGGTGCGGCTGGCTGTCGGCGGCCAGGAGGTGCGCCTGACGCGCACCGACGGGCGCACCGCCACCATGTCGCGCACGGGCCAGCCCGACCGCGCGCTGCCGCTGCCCCGCCGCGACCTCGGCGACCTGCTGGCCGAGGAGCTGCGCCGCCTCGACGCCGACGAGACCTACGCCGAGGCGCTCGGCCACGTCACCGGCATCGCAGGGCTCGCGACCCTGTCCCCCCTGCGCACCCACGTCTGGCAGGACCCCGCGCTCGACAGCGACCCCGACCCCGCGCTCACGACCAGCTGA
- the pgl gene encoding 6-phosphogluconolactonase — protein MSAAPTVVVHRDPDVLAAAVAARLVTRLADAQAARGTASVVLTGGGVGIASLRALRESPARSAVDWSRVDVWWGDERFVASEDPERNERQAREALLDALDLDPARVHPIGALDGPDGDDPDAAAERYAAELAAATSDDQVVPAFDVLLLGIGPEGHTASIFPESPAAHDQRTVLAVRGCPKPPPTRVTLGFSALTAAREVWLVVAGADKAEVVAAALSGADRVQVPAAGPAGRSRTLWLLDEAAAGMLPPSPPDPPRS, from the coding sequence ATGAGCGCAGCGCCGACGGTCGTCGTCCACCGCGACCCCGACGTGCTCGCGGCCGCCGTCGCCGCGCGGCTCGTCACCCGGCTCGCCGACGCCCAGGCCGCCCGGGGCACCGCGTCGGTCGTGCTCACCGGAGGCGGGGTCGGCATCGCCTCCCTGCGGGCGCTGCGGGAGTCGCCCGCACGGTCCGCGGTCGACTGGAGCCGGGTCGACGTGTGGTGGGGCGACGAGCGCTTCGTCGCCTCCGAGGACCCGGAGCGCAACGAGCGGCAGGCCCGCGAGGCCCTGCTCGACGCCCTCGACCTCGACCCGGCGCGGGTCCACCCGATCGGTGCGCTCGATGGACCCGATGGTGACGACCCCGACGCGGCCGCCGAGCGCTACGCCGCTGAGCTCGCGGCAGCCACGTCCGACGACCAGGTCGTGCCGGCGTTCGACGTGCTCCTGCTCGGGATCGGACCAGAGGGCCACACGGCCTCGATCTTCCCCGAGTCACCCGCCGCCCACGACCAGCGCACGGTCCTCGCGGTGCGCGGCTGCCCGAAGCCACCTCCGACCCGGGTCACCCTGGGTTTCTCCGCGCTCACCGCGGCCCGCGAGGTCTGGCTGGTCGTGGCCGGAGCGGACAAGGCCGAGGTGGTCGCCGCCGCGCTGTCGGGCGCGGATCGCGTGCAGGTGCCCGCCGCCGGCCCAGCGGGGCGGTCACGGACGCTGTGGCTGCTCGACGAGGCCGCCGCCGGGATGCTCCCGCCCTCACCCCCGGACCCTCCCCGCTCCTGA